One Gaiella occulta genomic region harbors:
- a CDS encoding secondary thiamine-phosphate synthase enzyme YjbQ, with translation MKTFQREVQLRTAGGLTVTDITDEVRDAVRESGVHDGICCVYSPHTTCSVRVNEFERGFLEDFAVMLKRLVPTEHYYAHDDWDRRTENICEEDQEFGNGHSHCMSMLLGPAGESIPIREGELALGTWQRILFLELDRERDRRWLVQVVGV, from the coding sequence GTGAAGACGTTCCAGCGGGAGGTGCAGCTGCGCACCGCGGGTGGGTTGACGGTGACCGACATCACCGACGAGGTGCGCGACGCCGTACGTGAGAGCGGTGTCCACGACGGCATCTGCTGCGTGTACTCGCCGCACACGACCTGCTCCGTCCGCGTGAACGAGTTCGAGCGCGGCTTCCTGGAGGACTTCGCCGTCATGCTGAAGCGGCTCGTCCCCACCGAGCACTACTACGCGCATGACGACTGGGACCGTCGCACGGAGAACATCTGCGAGGAGGACCAGGAGTTCGGCAACGGTCACTCGCACTGCATGTCGATGCTGCTCGGCCCCGCGGGCGAGTCGATCCCGATCCGGGAGGGCGAGCTCGCGCTCGGCACCTGGCAGCGGATCCTCTTCCTCGAGCTCGACCGCGAGCGTGACCGGCGCTGGCTCGTCCAGGTCGTCGGCGTCTGA
- a CDS encoding MarR family transcriptional regulator, translating to MTRTIRRLGIDAERRGGGRVLLTPRQFEYLQAELGALPPVDGLGRIEALVLAALARAPRGLMSARAVARRAGVSPTAAARALRSLRGRGLARTRREWIAAGRARATEVIYADATAPDWPALAPSLATVRFPSRTSTAHPTRVPARLRHLFWNADPSRIDLERHGAYVAERLVSSGDLDGLAWGLRALTSADWNEAARNRGLSPAQRALARNLAGSARP from the coding sequence GTGACACGCACGATCAGAAGGCTGGGAATCGACGCCGAGCGGCGTGGCGGCGGGCGCGTGCTGCTGACCCCACGCCAGTTCGAATACCTGCAGGCCGAGCTTGGTGCCCTGCCCCCGGTCGACGGGCTCGGCAGGATCGAGGCGCTCGTGCTGGCCGCGCTCGCCCGGGCACCGCGCGGGCTGATGTCGGCGCGCGCGGTCGCCCGCCGCGCAGGTGTGTCTCCGACCGCGGCCGCGCGTGCGCTCCGCTCCCTGAGAGGCCGCGGGCTCGCGCGCACGCGGCGAGAGTGGATCGCCGCCGGCCGGGCACGCGCGACGGAGGTGATCTACGCCGACGCCACCGCACCCGACTGGCCCGCCCTGGCCCCCAGTCTCGCCACCGTCCGCTTCCCCTCCCGAACCTCGACTGCGCATCCCACCCGAGTGCCCGCTCGCCTTCGCCACCTCTTCTGGAACGCCGACCCGAGCAGAATCGACCTCGAACGCCATGGGGCGTACGTCGCGGAGCGACTGGTCTCGAGTGGCGACCTGGACGGGCTCGCCTGGGGGCTGCGGGCGCTCACGAGCGCCGACTGGAACGAGGCGGCGCGAAACCGCGGCCTCTCGCCCGCGCAACGCGCTCTCGCCCGCAACCTGGCCGGGAGCGCTCGCCCGTGA
- a CDS encoding glucose 1-dehydrogenase, which translates to MAGRLEGKVCVITGAGGGMGREAAIVFSAEGARVCVADVALAAAEETVGLCPEGSAFAFQLDVADEAAVETMMAATAERFGGIDVLYNNAGISPDDDASILDTSAEAWQRVQDVNTKGVFFCCKHGIPHLLARGGGSVINVASFVAILGAATSQISYTASKGAVLSLSRELGVQFARQGIRVNALCPGPIETPLLLNIFGDNPEAYERRRIHWPMGRLGKPREIVNAALFLASDEASFVNGATFVVDGGITAAYVTPE; encoded by the coding sequence ATGGCGGGACGTCTGGAAGGCAAGGTCTGCGTCATCACCGGCGCGGGGGGCGGCATGGGCCGCGAGGCGGCGATCGTGTTCAGCGCCGAGGGCGCGAGGGTGTGCGTCGCCGACGTCGCGCTGGCCGCGGCGGAGGAGACCGTCGGGCTGTGCCCGGAGGGCTCGGCGTTCGCGTTCCAGCTCGACGTGGCCGACGAGGCGGCGGTCGAGACGATGATGGCCGCCACGGCCGAACGCTTCGGCGGCATCGACGTCCTCTACAACAACGCGGGTATCTCCCCCGACGACGACGCGTCGATTCTCGACACCTCCGCGGAGGCCTGGCAGCGGGTGCAGGACGTCAACACCAAGGGCGTCTTCTTCTGCTGCAAGCACGGCATCCCGCATCTGCTCGCGCGCGGCGGCGGGTCGGTGATCAACGTCGCCTCGTTCGTCGCGATCCTCGGCGCGGCGACGTCGCAGATCTCGTACACCGCCTCCAAGGGCGCGGTGCTCTCCCTCAGCAGGGAGCTCGGCGTCCAGTTCGCGCGCCAGGGCATCCGCGTCAACGCGCTCTGCCCGGGCCCGATCGAGACGCCGCTGCTGCTCAACATCTTCGGTGACAACCCGGAGGCCTACGAGCGGCGCCGCATCCACTGGCCGATGGGCCGGCTCGGCAAGCCGCGCGAGATCGTCAACGCGGCGCTCTTCCTCGCAAGCGACGAGGCGTCGTTCGTGAACGGCGCCACGTTCGTCGTCGACGGCGGCATCACCGCCGCCTACGTGACTCCCGAATGA
- the pdxT gene encoding pyridoxal 5'-phosphate synthase glutaminase subunit PdxT codes for MRIGVLAVQGAFREHAAMLRRLGAAVVEVRLPEHLAGLDGLVIPGGESTAILRLMALYGLDEALRGFDAPIFGTCAGMIVLDRERLGLIDLRVERNAFGRQVASFETELAVEGETEPFHAVFIRAPWIAEAGPGVAILAEVDGHPVLAREGRILVASFHPELTDDTRIHERFLAMVEEGMSVRA; via the coding sequence ATGAGAATCGGGGTTCTCGCCGTGCAGGGGGCGTTCCGCGAGCACGCCGCGATGCTGCGGCGCCTCGGCGCCGCCGTCGTCGAGGTGCGCCTTCCGGAGCACCTCGCAGGGCTCGACGGGCTCGTCATCCCGGGCGGCGAGTCGACCGCGATCCTGCGCCTGATGGCGCTGTACGGGCTCGACGAGGCGCTACGGGGCTTCGACGCGCCGATCTTCGGCACCTGCGCCGGCATGATCGTGCTCGACCGGGAGCGCCTCGGCCTCATCGACCTGCGCGTGGAGCGCAACGCCTTCGGCCGGCAGGTGGCGAGCTTCGAGACCGAGCTCGCCGTCGAGGGCGAGACGGAGCCGTTCCACGCCGTCTTCATCAGGGCGCCGTGGATCGCCGAGGCCGGGCCCGGCGTCGCTATCCTCGCCGAGGTCGACGGGCACCCGGTGCTCGCGCGCGAAGGCCGGATCCTCGTCGCGTCGTTCCACCCGGAGCTGACCGACGACACGCGGATCCACGAGCGTTTTCTGGCAATGGTCGAGGAGGGCATGAGTGTCCGGGCATAG
- a CDS encoding carboxymuconolactone decarboxylase family protein, which produces MKKAEVFADIRDTLGIVPGFLETLPESLLESEWTTFKNLQLAETAIPNKYKELIGLAVSGATRCQYCTYFHTEAARLFGATEEEIQEASLMAKHTMGWSTYLNAERYDWDTFKREFDQIAAHVRASQAAAV; this is translated from the coding sequence ATGAAGAAGGCAGAGGTGTTCGCCGACATTCGAGACACGCTCGGGATCGTCCCCGGCTTCCTGGAGACGCTTCCCGAAAGCCTGCTCGAGAGCGAGTGGACGACGTTCAAGAACCTACAGCTGGCCGAGACGGCCATCCCGAACAAGTACAAGGAGCTGATCGGGCTCGCCGTCTCCGGCGCGACACGGTGTCAGTACTGCACGTACTTCCACACCGAGGCCGCACGGCTGTTCGGCGCGACGGAGGAGGAGATCCAGGAGGCTTCGCTGATGGCGAAGCACACGATGGGCTGGAGCACCTACCTGAACGCCGAGCGGTACGACTGGGACACGTTCAAGCGGGAGTTCGACCAGATCGCGGCACACGTACGTGCATCGCAGGCGGCCGCCGTCTAG
- the pdxS gene encoding pyridoxal 5'-phosphate synthase lyase subunit PdxS encodes MAEVGTMRVKSGLAEMLKGGVIMDVVNAEQALIAENAGAVAVMALERVPADIRRDGGVARMSDPGMIREIQEAVSIPVMAKCRIGHFAEAQILQALEVDYIDESEVLTPADTEHHVDKWGFTVPFVCGATNLGEALRRIGEGAAMIRTKGEAGTGDIVNAVTHMRAVFGGIRRLQSLRGDELYAAAKNLQAPYELVRWVAENGRLPVVTFTAGGIATPADASLCMQLGADGVFVGSGIFKSGDPDRRAKAIVEATTHYQDAKILAEVSTGLGEPMVGISSASLAEGERLEVRGW; translated from the coding sequence ATGGCCGAAGTCGGCACCATGCGCGTGAAGAGCGGTCTCGCCGAGATGCTCAAGGGCGGCGTCATCATGGACGTCGTCAACGCCGAGCAGGCGCTGATCGCCGAGAACGCCGGTGCCGTCGCCGTCATGGCGCTCGAGCGCGTCCCGGCCGACATCCGCCGTGACGGCGGCGTCGCCCGCATGTCCGACCCGGGCATGATCCGCGAGATCCAGGAGGCCGTCTCGATCCCGGTGATGGCCAAGTGCCGCATCGGCCACTTCGCCGAGGCGCAGATCCTGCAGGCGCTCGAGGTCGACTACATCGACGAGTCCGAGGTGCTGACCCCCGCCGACACGGAGCACCACGTCGACAAGTGGGGCTTCACCGTCCCGTTCGTGTGCGGGGCCACGAACCTCGGCGAGGCGCTGCGCCGCATCGGCGAGGGCGCGGCGATGATCCGCACCAAGGGCGAGGCGGGCACCGGCGACATCGTCAACGCGGTCACGCACATGCGCGCCGTCTTCGGCGGCATCCGACGGCTGCAGTCGCTGCGCGGCGACGAGCTGTACGCGGCGGCGAAGAACCTGCAGGCGCCGTACGAGCTCGTCCGCTGGGTGGCCGAGAACGGTCGCCTGCCGGTCGTGACGTTCACCGCCGGCGGCATCGCGACACCCGCCGACGCCTCGCTCTGTATGCAGCTCGGCGCCGACGGCGTCTTCGTCGGCTCCGGCATCTTCAAGTCGGGCGACCCCGACCGCCGCGCGAAGGCGATCGTCGAGGCGACGACGCACTACCAGGACGCGAAGATCCTGGCCGAGGTCTCGACCGGGCTCGGAGAGCCGATGGTCGGCATCTCCTCCGCGTCGCTCGCCGAGGGCGAGCGACTCGAAGTCCGCGGCTGGTAA
- a CDS encoding nucleotidyl transferase AbiEii/AbiGii toxin family protein, with product MSLPDWLQALLPGDTAQTWRQIAGVVPAEAYLGGGTALAVHLRHRQSRDLDFFSHRPLDLDELARQLRSLGDFATTQQAVGTLNGLFGETGVQFLHCGTDRPERLLEPTTAVAGLQVAGLGDLLAMELDAIAGRGQLRDYYDLMAIEQHGGRSVEEGLALYLARYEPAHADSAITSIILALGYLDDVADDPFLPVRRDAVRGYWQRRQPPIVAALDRHGITRLPGDG from the coding sequence GTGAGCCTGCCCGACTGGCTGCAGGCGCTGCTCCCGGGAGACACCGCGCAGACCTGGCGGCAGATCGCCGGCGTGGTTCCCGCCGAGGCGTACCTCGGGGGCGGGACGGCGCTGGCGGTCCACCTCCGCCACCGGCAGAGCCGCGACCTCGACTTCTTCTCCCACCGGCCGCTCGACCTCGACGAGCTGGCGCGGCAACTGCGCTCTCTGGGTGACTTCGCGACGACCCAACAAGCGGTCGGGACGCTGAACGGCCTCTTCGGCGAGACCGGAGTGCAATTCCTCCACTGCGGGACAGACCGGCCCGAGCGCCTGCTCGAGCCGACCACGGCCGTCGCCGGACTCCAGGTCGCGGGTCTCGGCGACCTCCTCGCGATGGAGCTGGACGCGATCGCCGGCCGCGGCCAGCTACGCGACTACTACGACCTGATGGCGATCGAGCAGCACGGCGGCCGCAGTGTCGAAGAGGGGCTCGCCCTCTACCTCGCCCGCTACGAGCCCGCACACGCAGACAGCGCGATCACGTCGATCATCCTTGCGCTCGGTTACCTCGACGACGTCGCCGACGACCCGTTCCTCCCCGTCCGGCGCGACGCAGTCCGCGGCTACTGGCAGCGACGACAGCCGCCGATCGTCGCGGCGCTCGACCGCCACGGCATCACCCGGCTCCCGGGCGACGGATAG